In Lactococcus protaetiae, the genomic window TGAATTCAGACCTGAACAATCTCAACCTTAATTAAGTTACTGCATTCTAGTTTCTAGTTAAGTGTTGAAGTACGCACAGCTAGAGACAGATAATAAAATCTTTTATAGGAGAAAACACATAATGAATAAACGTGTAAAAATCGTCTCAACTCTTGGCCCTGCCGTTGAAACTCGCGGTGGTAAAAAATTTGGTGAAAAAGGTTATTGGGGAGAAGAACTTGATGTTGAAACTTCAGCAAAAACAATTGCATCTCTAATTCAGGAAGGTGCTGACGTTTTCCGTTTCAACTTCTCACACGGTGATCACCCAGAACAAGGCGCACGTATGGCAACTGTACGTCGTGCTGAAGAAATCGCTGGACGTAAAGTTGGTTTCTTGCTTGACACTAAAGGTCCTGAAATGCGTACTGAAGTCTATGAAGATGGCGCAGACGAATATAAATTCCTTACAGGCGATAAATTCCGCGTGGCAACTAAGCAAGGTTTGACTTCAACTGTTGAAAAAATTGCTTTGAATGTCGCTGGTGGACTTGATATTTTTGACGATGTTGAAATCGGTCAGACTATCTTGATTGATGATGGGAAATTGGGCTTAACTGTTCTTGAAAAAGACGCTGCAACTCGTGAATTTGTTGTTGAAGCTCAAAACGATGGCTATGTGGGCAAACAAAAAGGTGTCAATATCCCTAACACCAAAATCCCTTTCCCAGCACTTGCTGAGCGTGATAATGCGGACATCCGTTTTGGTCTTGAACAAGGTTTGAACTTTATTGCTATCTCATTTGTACGTTCTGCTAAAGATGTTAATGAAGTACGTGCAATTTGTGAAGAAACTGGTAATGCACATGTTCAACTTCTTGCGAAAATCGAAAACCAACAAGGGATTGATAACCTTGATGAAATCATTGAAGCAGCAGATGGTATCATGATTGCTCGTGGGGACATGGGGATTGAAGTACCTTTTGAAATGGTACCAGTTTACCAAAAATTGATTATTCGTAAAGTTAATAAAGCTGGTAAGATGGTTGTTACCGCAACAAATATGCTTGAATCAATGACTGAAAAACCACGTGCAACTCGTTCAGAAATTTCTGACGTGTTCAACGCAGTTATTGATGGCACTGATGCTACAATGCTTTCAGGTGAGTCTGCTAATGGTAAATACCCACGCGAATCAGTTCGTACAATGGCTACTGTTAACAAAAATGCTCAAACAATGTTGAAAGAATATGGTCGTCTTCATCCAGAAAAATATGATAAAGCAACTGTAACAGAAGTTGTTGCATCATCAGTTAAAAATGCTGCTGAAGCAATGGATATCAAGTTGATTGTTGCTTTGACTGAGTCAGGTAACACAGCACGTTTGATTTCTAAACATCGTCCAGATGCTGATATTTTGGCTGTTACATTTGACGAAAAAGTTGAACGTGGCTTGATGATTAACTGGGGAGTTATTCCATTGTTGACTGAAAAACCTGCTTCAACTGATGATATGTTTGAAGTAGCTGAAAAAGCAGCTTTGGCTTCTGGTTTAGTTGAATCTGGTGATAATATTATCATCGTTGCTGGTGTACCAGTTGGTTCAGGACGCACAAATACAATGCGTATTCGTACAGTTAAATAAACCTAAAGAAAAAAGAATATGACAAATGAGTCTGTCAATATTGGCAGACTTTATTTCCTGATACTATGTCAAATATTTTTGACAAAAATAACTCAATCTGTTCTTTAAGCAACGCTAAATAAGAGTAGATATTCACTAAATTAAAAACATAAACTCATTCGTAATTTGAAAGGAATCAAAGAAATCATGGCTGAAAAACAACGTAAAAAAGTAATCCTCGTTGGTGATGGTGCAGTAGGTTCATCATACGCTTTTGCGCTCGTAAACCAAGGAATTGCCCAAGAATTGGGAATCGTTGATATTTTTAAAGAAAAAACCCAAGGAGATGCAGAGGATCTTTCTCATGCATTGGCATTTACTTCGCCTAAAAAAATCTATTCTGCAGATTACTCTGATGCTCATGATGCTGACCTTGTTGTCTTGACTTCTGGAGCACCACAAAAACCAGGTGAAACTCGTCTTGATTTAGTTGAAAAAAATCTCCGTATTACTAAAGATGTTGTTACTAAAATTGTTGAATCAGGATTTAAAGGAATTTTTCTCGTTGCTGCTAATCCAGTAGATATTTTGACTTATGCAACATGGAAATTCTCTGGTTTCCCTAAAAACCGCGTTGTAGGTTCAGGAACTTCACTTGATACTGCTCGTTTCCGTCAAGCTTTGGGAGAAAAAGTTGGTGTTGATGCTCGTTCAATTCATGCTTATATCATGGGTGAACACGGAGATTCAGAATTTGCTGTTTGGTCGCACGCGAATGTTGCAGGTGTTAAATTGGAACAATGGTTCCAAGAAAACAAATATCTCAATGAAGAAGAAATTGTTGAATTGTTTGAATCTGTTCGTGATGCTGCTTATTCAATTATTGCTAAGAAAGGTGCAACTTTCTATGGTGTAGCAGTGGCTCTTGCTCGTATTACTAAAGCAATTCTTGATGATGAACATGCTGTTCTTCCAGTGTCTGTTTTCCAAGATGGTCAATATGGTATTAGCGATTGCTACTTGGGTCAGCCAGCAGTTGTCGGAGCTGAAGGAGTTGTTAATCCAATCCATATTCCATTGAATGATGCTGAAATGCAAAAAATGCAAGCTTCTGGTACACAATTAAAATCAATTATTGAAGAAGCTTTCCAAAAAGAAGAGTTTGCTTCAGCAATAAAAAACTAATTTTTGATAACTATTAACTTTACAAGAGTTTGTGGCGGAATTATTTTCTGCCATGAACTTTTTTTATTTACAAAAATATATTCTGATTAATATCATTGATAAATTATTGCAATTGTATATAAAAAGGAATATAATTATGAATGCTTTGATATATACTTTATAATAGTGATTTCAGAGTAAAGAAACTGGATGATTGACTGAAAATAAATATATCAGGCTTTTGTTAAGTTAAATTTTTAGTGGGGAAAAATATGATGAAAGTAATTATTGCTATAACAGCGGATAGTATGGTCGAGCCTTCTAGAGTTATCAATCAAAATTCCGCTGATTTTGCTCCAAGAGACTTGAAAGAAGCGATTATTGAAGCAGGAGGGATTCCAATTATATTACCGTTTCCTGATAACGTGAGTCTTGCTGATGAGTTCGCCAGGGAAGCTGTGAGATTATTTGATGGGGTGATTATTCCAGGCGGTCCAGATATTGATCCAACTTTTTTTGGTGAGGAGCCAATTCGTGAAATAGGTCGCACAGCCTATCAACGTGATTGTTACGAAATTGCTCTAGTGAAAGCTGCAAGGGAAGCAAATAAACCAATATTTGGAATTTGTCGTGGTTTACAACTTATTAATGTGGCATTTGGAGGGACACTCTATCAAGATTTGGTCGCACAAAATCCGAGGAGCAATCTCAAACACAGTCAATCTGCACCAGGTGGTTTCCCAACACATCATGTAAAAATTAGTGAGTTAAGTTATTTGTATGAAATATTTAGGGCTGAGGCTTATGTTAACTCGCGTCATCATCAAGCTGTTAAAGATTTAGCGAAAGGTTTTAACGTGACTGCAACAGCTTATGATGGAGTTGTTGAGGCGATTGAGTCAAAGGAAGAAGAGATTTTAGCGGTTCAGTGGCATCCAGAGAATATGTGGCGTTCAGATAAGTTGCAACTAGAGATTTTTGAGCATTTTATAGAGCGTTGTGAGAAATCAAAAATAAACTAGAATAAGCAGGAACAAGGAATTTAGATTGTAATCTGATTGCATGAAGTAACTGGGTATTATGATACATCAATTGTAATCATTACTATTCTTACCAGTTTTAAAGTTCTATTGTTGGCTTTAGAGTTTAAATAGATTGCACCGTGTGTATCTACAATTTGAAGATAAGTTAGAAGCATGTGATAAGGAGATGGCGTGGATAGCGTAGCGATAAATTTGCTGAGATAGAACGAAGGGACAGTTATAGTATGAAAGTTCTGCGAGATTTTAACCAAGCAAGTGTCTGCTAAATCCCCCACGGAGGGATAAGCAGCACTATCTCCGCTTCGCTACGCTGTCCATTCGCTCTAAATCGCTACGTGCTTCGCCTGCCGTTCTACGAACGGTCTACGCAACTTCGTTGCTCCGCTGTCCGTTTGCTTAACTGCTAAAGCAGTAAGAGCAAAAGGCAAAGCGATAAGGCGAAATGGCAAGCTTTGCTTTCGTTCTACTAACATCAGTGGGAGAGAAAGAATCTCCCACTGATGAAGTAATCACTTCAAAGTGAAACTAATAACGGTTAATCTAAAAATGACTTGGATTGTTTGTCTAGATTAACTGTTCTATACTTTGATGAGTGTATCAGGTATAAGAAAATTGTTTATGTGAAATAATATTAAATCATTAATTTAAGAATTCAGGTAAAAAAATGGATAAAAAAGTAGTAAAGCCAATGGGATTTTGGAGTATGATATTGCTTGGAATCACTGGTATTATAGGTTCAGGAATATTTTTACTTCCGAGTGCAGGAACACAATTAATCGGTGTGGCATCAATTTTTGTTCTTGTTTTTGATGCCCTTCTTGTGATTAGTATTGCGCTTTGCTTTGCGCAGGCAGCAAATTATTTTGATACAGATGGTGGACCTTATTTATACGCTAAGGAAGCTTTTGGTGGTTTTGTTGGATTTGAAGTCGGCTTTGTAACTTGGGCAATTCGTATTATTGCTGAGGCTACGATGGCGGTTGCCTTTACAACCTTCTATTTTTCCTTATTTTGCTACAGAAGCTGGAAAAATGCTTGCGGTTACTTCAGTTGTTGTTATTCTTGCTATTATTAATATTGCTGGAGTTAGGCTTTCTAAGGTGATTATTAACACGGTTACGATATCAAAACTTATCCCACTTATTTTGTTTGTGGCAATTGGCATTTTCTTTATTCATGGCACACATTTTACGCCACTTTTTCCTGAAGGTCATTATGTTGCTGGCTCATTCGGGAAAGCTACGGTTACTCTATTTTATGCTTTTACAGGCTTTGAGGGGCTAGTTGTCGCAGCTGGTGATATGGAAAATCCAAAGAAAAATTTGCCTCGTGCTCTCATATTGACAACACTTGCTGTCGCGGTATTCTATGTTTTAATACAGGTAGTGGCAATTGGTATTCTGGGAAGTCATTCGTTATCAGCAAGTTCAGTGCCTATTCAAGATGCTTTTGAAAAAGTTGCTGGAGCTTTTGGTAGGGATTTAATTGCAGCTGGAACATTGCTTTCAACAGGAGGATTACTTATTGCCTCAACGTATTTGACTCCGCGTTCAGGCGTTGCTTTAGCCGAAAATAAAATGCTACCTAAGGTGGTTGCGAGAAGAAATAGATTTAATGCACCTTATATTTCTATTGTTATTTCTGGTATTGTTGTTCTCGTAATCGCGTGGTCAGGTACCTTTTCTCAGCTTGCTCTTATTTCAGCAATTTCGCGCTTTGCTCAATATATCCCGACTTGTCTCGCTGTTTTAGTCTTTGCAAAAACTAAGAAAGAGGTTAAACAGTCCTTTAGATTGCCGTTTGGTTGGGTTATTCCTAGCGTGGCTATTTTAGTCAGTGTCTGGTTACTCACGCAGGTTGAAGTCGAACAATTGCTTTGGGGGCTTGGAGCATTGGTTGTTGCTATTCCTTTTTATTTTATCACTGGGTCATATAAACTAAAAAAAGAATAAATTTATTCTTGACATAAAATAATGTTTGTGCTAAAATTCAGATAATTTAAAATAATTTAAAAATAGAGATGAAAGAGTAATTTGTTTGTAGCAGAAAAGAGAGCCTCGTTGCTGAGAAAGAGGTCTGTTATGACAAATGAACCACACTCATCGCAATCTTTTTTCTGTCAGTACTGACAGAAGACGTTTGTCTCGTTATAGCTTGAGTTTATACTTACTGAGGTACTTTTTGTGAAAAGAGTACGAAAAAAGGTGGAACCACGATTGATATGCCGTCCTTTAAGCCTCGCGCTTTTAGGCGGTTTTTTTATATCAATTTCTGTCAGCATACTGACAGAAAAAAGGAACTTATGAAAGGAATTTTTATGTCTTGGAAAGATAATCTACGCAAAGTTCACCCTTATGTTGCGGGTGAGCAACCTGATTTTATGGATATGATAAAGCTTAATACGAATGAGAACCCTATCCTCCTAGTCCATTAGTGACGAAGCAGCTTCGTCAGTTTGACAGTAAACATTTGCGACTTTATCCGCAAGCTGATGTCGATCGGCTTCGTGCAGAATTGGCTCAATATTACAGGTTATCTGAGCAACAAATATTCATTGGCAATGGTTCTGACGAGGTGCTTGCTCTTTCGTTTTTGACTTTTTTTAATAGTGATAAGCCATTGTTAATGCCGGATATTAGTTATTCCTTTTATCCTGTTTACTGTGATTTGTACGATATTGAGTATAAAAATGTAGCTCTTGCTGAGGATTTTCGTTTAGTTGTTGCAGATTATTGTCAGCCAAATGGTGGAATTGTCTTTGCTAATCCTAATGCTCCGACTGGTTTGGCGATAAATCTACGCGAAATTGAGTATATTTTGCACAAAAATCCAGATTCTCTTGTTTTAATTGATGAGGCGTACGTTGATTTTGGTGGACAATCGGCGATCTCTCTTTTGGATAAGTATGAAAATTTATTGATTACACGAACTTTTTCAAAATCACGGGCTCTTGCTGGTATTCGTTTAGGCGTAGCTTTGGGCAATGAGTTTGCGATTAGTAAACTATATGATGTGAAAAATTCGTTTAATTCGTATCCTGTGGATAGTTTGGCACAAGAAATCGGGATTGCTAGTGTTTTAGACCAGAAATATTTTGATCATACTGTTCAAAAAATTATTTCTACGCGGGAATGGTTCAAATCATCACTGACAACGCTTGGTTTTGAACTGACAGACTCCAAAGCCAATTTTGTATTTGTTAAACATCCTAAAATTTCGGGGAAAGAGTTATTTAATGCACTTTATGATGAAAAAATTATTGTGCGACATTGGCAAAAACCGCGTCTTAACGATTGGTTGCGCATCACAATCGGCACTGATGACCAAATGAAAAGAGTTGCACACTTTTTAAAACAATATCTTGAAGAAAGAAAAAAATAAAGGTGTTCTAATAAAAAATTTATATTTTTATTTTGTACATTTCATTGAGGGACTTCAACAGCATTCAAATAAAATAAATCAAAAGCTTTCAGAACACTCTAACTATAAGGAATTATAAATGAACAACTATCACTATCTGCTTCCAGAAGAGTCGGCAGAAATGTCGCTTATACAAGTTGCTAATCTGAGAAAAATCGAAAAAAACTTGCGTGAGATTTTTATCAACGAGAACTATCAAGAAGTAATGCCACCTAACTTTGAATACGTTGAACTTTACACCCAGCTTGGTTCAGATTTTAAACCAGAGAAACTTTTTCAGATGATTAATCACGAAGGAAAACCGATCGCTTTGCGTTACGATTTCACCATTCCCTTAGCGCGAACTTACGCCTATACAAGAAATTCAGAAATTGAGCGCTATGTCTATTTTGGCAAGGTTTTTAGAAAAGAAAAACGACACAAAGGTCGCCGCACAGAGTCTTATCAGATTGGCATTGAATTATTGGGAGCGCAAGAACAACTTGCAGATAAGGAAATTATTACATTGAGTCTTGCGGCACTAGAACAAATCCCTCTCAAACACTCCCTCCTTGAAATTGGCTCAGCAAAATTTTACAAACGTCTTTGCGAATTAGTTGGGCAAGAAAAATCAAAAGAGCTGACAGAGCATCTCAAAAAAAGAAATATCAGCGGTATTGAGCAATTTGTAAGTAGTCATCAATTTCCGTCAGTATTCAAAAATTTACTGACAGAGTTGTTAGTGCTGACAGACCCGCTGTCATTACTGAGATTAGTTACAGCTACCCAAGATGAAATACTGATTGAAGCTGTCAGTACACTTACTCAACTCTGTCAGCAATTTTCTGGCAACCATCAGATTGTCATTGATTTGGCAATGGTTCCAGCCATGAGTTATTACACGGGATTGATGCTGACAGCTTACAGCGATGTTGTCAGTCAACCCATTATCTCAGGTGGACGCTATGACGAACTTTTATCAAGGTTTGAACTCAAAACCACTGCTATTGGTTTTTGTTGTCATATGGACAATATCCTAAAAGCAATAGAGGAGGAAACAAATGCTTAAAATCGCCGTTACAAAAGGCCGTATTCAAGAACAACTTATCCTTTTACTTCAAAAATCAGGCTATGATACAAGACCAATCATCAATATGGGACGAAGTTTGGAAGTGACCACAACAGATGATTTACAGTTTATTTTTGGCAAGGCAAATGACGTTGTCACCTTTCTTGAACATGGTGTTGTTGACATTGGCTTTGTTGGTAAAGACACCTTGCAGGAGAGTGATTTTGATGATTACTATGAGTTGTTCGATTTGCGAGTTGGTCAATGTTACTTTGCATTAGCTGCCTACCCAGATTTTAAAAACAAAGCATTCCACCGCCGAAAAAGGATTGCCTCCAAATATCCCAAAGTAGCAAAAGCATACTTTTCCAACCAAAAAGAAGATGTTGAAATCATCAAACTAGAAGGCTCTGTTGAATTAGGACCCGTCGTAGGACTATCAGATGCCATCATTGATATCGTGGAAACAGGAAATACTTTGGCGGCAAACGGTCTTGAAATTATTGAAAAAATCAGTGATATCTCGACACGAATGATTGTAAACAAAGCCAGCTTTAAATTTAAACAGCAAAATATTTTACAAATGGTAACGAAATTTGAGAAAGTAGGAAAAATAAAATGACGCTCTTAGAAATCATAGAAAACACAGAAAATCTAGCAGATTTAACTACGAAATTTCAAGGAAGAAAATCCCAAGTTTCTAAAGAAATCACCGACATTGTTGAAAAAATTATTGAAAATATTAAAACAAAAGGAGATGAAGCACTCTTTAATTATGCGAAACAATTCGATGGAGCAACACTCACACCGAAAAATCTGATAGTCACATCAGAAGAATTTGAAGAAGGACTTTCGCAAATAGACGAAGATTATATCCGTATTTTAGAACGTACAAAAACTCAAATTGAGGAATTCCACAAACATCAGTTAAGCAACTCATGGTCTATCTACAAAGATGAAGGAATCATCATGGGGCAAATCGTTCGTCCACTTGAGCGGGTGGCGCTCTACGTTCCAGGAGGAACAGCGGCTTATCCCTCTACTGTCATGATGAATGCTGTGCCAGCCAAACTTGCTGGGGTTAAAGAGCTTGTAATCATTACTCCAACCAAAGCAGGAGGTAAGGTCAGCCCTGTGATTCTTGCAGCAGCCAAAGTTGTAGGAGTAGACAGAATTTATAAAGTAGGTGGTGCTCAAGGGATTGCAGCCCTTGCCTACGGCACAAACTCTATACCAAAAGTTGACAAGATTGTAGGACCAGGAAACATCTTCGTTGCGACTGCAAAAAAACTTTGCTACGGTAGCGTTGATATTGATATGATTGCAGGCCCATCCGAAGTGCTTATTATTGCCGATGAAAATGCTAATCCTAAATATGTTGCAGCAGACCTGATGGCACAAGCAGAGCATGACAAACTTGCTTCAGCGATACTCGTCACCACTTCAGCACCACTTATAGCAGCAGTCAATCAGGAACTTGAACGACAGATTCAACAACTTGAACGACGTGAAATTATCGAAAGTTCGCTCAAAAATTATGGTGGAGCAATTCTTGTTCGGACGATTGAGGAAGCTTTTGAGGTTTCCAATCAACTCGCGCCAGAGCATCTAGAGGTTCTAACTTTAGAACCGCTCAATAAACTTCCTTTGATAAAAAACGCTGGTAGTATATTTCTTGGAGAGCATACTCCAGAACCATTAGGTGATTACATGAGTGGTACCAATCACGTCCTTCCAACAGGAGGTACAGCAAAATTTTATTCTGCGTTGGGAGTATATGATTTTGTAAAATACAGTTCATACAGCTACTATCCACGGGAAAGTCTAGCAAAGTTTAAAGAGGATGTAGAAAAGTTCGCAAAATCAGAAGGTCTGAGTGCTCATGCGAATTCCATAACAGTAAGATTTGACAAAGAGTAAATTATACTAAAATTTACGCTTGACACACCGTGTTGAGCCTATGGCTATTTTACCGATCATCGCAAGAGTTCGTCTAATCATTTTTCTTAGAAAAACGAAAGATGAACTCGTGTAAAATCCCATATCTAAACCTCAAAGGAGAAAAAATGCGAGCAGCACAAATTACGCGTAATACAAAAGAAACTCAAATTACAATCACCATTGACCTTGATGGAACAGGGCAAAGTAACATAACTACAGGAGTTGGATTTTTTGACCATATGCTCACACTTTTAGCTTATCACGGAGATTTTGACCTAACCCTAAAAGCTCACGGCGATAATGAAAATCTAGGAATGGATGCTCACCACCTGATTGAGGATGTTGCGATTGTTCTTGGGAAGTGTATCAACCAAGCATTAGATGATAAACGAGGGATTCAACGTTATGGGAGCTTCACGATACCAATGGATGAATCACTTATTACTTGTGACCTCGATATTAGTGGTCGGCCTTATCTCGTCTTTAATGCTGATTTATCAGCTAATAACAAACTTGGTGATTATGATACTGAGATGACAGAAGAATTTTTCCGAGCTTTATCCTTTAATGCAGGAATTACTCTACATATCAATGAACATTACGGAAAAAATACACATCATATTATCGAGGCAATATTTAAGGCTACCGCACGTGCACTTAAACAAGCAGTTGCTATAGACAGTAAAAAAATAGATGAAATTCCATCTTCAAAAGGTATTTTATAAACTCAGTATCCATAAGAAAGATAATAGGCGGAAAATGATTGTTATTATTGACTACAATGTGGGGAATCTTCAAAGTGTCCAAGGAGCAATAGAGCGACTAGGAATGGAGTGTATTATTTCAAGAGATTCCGAACAAATTAATAAAGCCCAAGCTCTGATTTTACCAGGAGTAGGAGCTTTCCCAACAGCAATGAAACAGCTTACGCAGTACAATCTAGTTGAACTAATAAAAACACGTGCAGCAGCAGGAGTTCCAATCTTAGGAATTTGTCTTGGAATGCAAATACTTTTTGAAAAAGGTACAGAAAAAGAAAAAACAAATGGGCTTGGCTTATTGAAAGGAAGTGTCAACTTGATACAAACGACGCAGAAACTCCCACACATGGGCTGGAATCAACTTCATTTTACACAAAATCATCCACTACTTAGATATTTGAAAGAAAATGATGAAACTTATTTTGTGCATAGCTACGCAGTGAAATGTCCAAAAGACGAACTTATTGCTTACACAGAATATGGCGATGTCAAAATCCCAGCTATCGTAGCTTCTGGTAATGTGATGGGCTGCCAATTTCATCCTGAAAAATCAGCTCAAATAGGTCAACTAATACTTAAAGCTTTTAAGGAGATGATACTATGT contains:
- the pyk gene encoding pyruvate kinase, with product MNKRVKIVSTLGPAVETRGGKKFGEKGYWGEELDVETSAKTIASLIQEGADVFRFNFSHGDHPEQGARMATVRRAEEIAGRKVGFLLDTKGPEMRTEVYEDGADEYKFLTGDKFRVATKQGLTSTVEKIALNVAGGLDIFDDVEIGQTILIDDGKLGLTVLEKDAATREFVVEAQNDGYVGKQKGVNIPNTKIPFPALAERDNADIRFGLEQGLNFIAISFVRSAKDVNEVRAICEETGNAHVQLLAKIENQQGIDNLDEIIEAADGIMIARGDMGIEVPFEMVPVYQKLIIRKVNKAGKMVVTATNMLESMTEKPRATRSEISDVFNAVIDGTDATMLSGESANGKYPRESVRTMATVNKNAQTMLKEYGRLHPEKYDKATVTEVVASSVKNAAEAMDIKLIVALTESGNTARLISKHRPDADILAVTFDEKVERGLMINWGVIPLLTEKPASTDDMFEVAEKAALASGLVESGDNIIIVAGVPVGSGRTNTMRIRTVK
- a CDS encoding L-lactate dehydrogenase, which gives rise to MAEKQRKKVILVGDGAVGSSYAFALVNQGIAQELGIVDIFKEKTQGDAEDLSHALAFTSPKKIYSADYSDAHDADLVVLTSGAPQKPGETRLDLVEKNLRITKDVVTKIVESGFKGIFLVAANPVDILTYATWKFSGFPKNRVVGSGTSLDTARFRQALGEKVGVDARSIHAYIMGEHGDSEFAVWSHANVAGVKLEQWFQENKYLNEEEIVELFESVRDAAYSIIAKKGATFYGVAVALARITKAILDDEHAVLPVSVFQDGQYGISDCYLGQPAVVGAEGVVNPIHIPLNDAEMQKMQASGTQLKSIIEEAFQKEEFASAIKN
- a CDS encoding gamma-glutamyl-gamma-aminobutyrate hydrolase family protein, producing the protein MKVIIAITADSMVEPSRVINQNSADFAPRDLKEAIIEAGGIPIILPFPDNVSLADEFAREAVRLFDGVIIPGGPDIDPTFFGEEPIREIGRTAYQRDCYEIALVKAAREANKPIFGICRGLQLINVAFGGTLYQDLVAQNPRSNLKHSQSAPGGFPTHHVKISELSYLYEIFRAEAYVNSRHHQAVKDLAKGFNVTATAYDGVVEAIESKEEEILAVQWHPENMWRSDKLQLEIFEHFIERCEKSKIN
- a CDS encoding pyridoxal phosphate-dependent aminotransferase, translated to MTKQLRQFDSKHLRLYPQADVDRLRAELAQYYRLSEQQIFIGNGSDEVLALSFLTFFNSDKPLLMPDISYSFYPVYCDLYDIEYKNVALAEDFRLVVADYCQPNGGIVFANPNAPTGLAINLREIEYILHKNPDSLVLIDEAYVDFGGQSAISLLDKYENLLITRTFSKSRALAGIRLGVALGNEFAISKLYDVKNSFNSYPVDSLAQEIGIASVLDQKYFDHTVQKIISTREWFKSSLTTLGFELTDSKANFVFVKHPKISGKELFNALYDEKIIVRHWQKPRLNDWLRITIGTDDQMKRVAHFLKQYLEERKK
- a CDS encoding ATP phosphoribosyltransferase regulatory subunit, which encodes MNNYHYLLPEESAEMSLIQVANLRKIEKNLREIFINENYQEVMPPNFEYVELYTQLGSDFKPEKLFQMINHEGKPIALRYDFTIPLARTYAYTRNSEIERYVYFGKVFRKEKRHKGRRTESYQIGIELLGAQEQLADKEIITLSLAALEQIPLKHSLLEIGSAKFYKRLCELVGQEKSKELTEHLKKRNISGIEQFVSSHQFPSVFKNLLTELLVLTDPLSLLRLVTATQDEILIEAVSTLTQLCQQFSGNHQIVIDLAMVPAMSYYTGLMLTAYSDVVSQPIISGGRYDELLSRFELKTTAIGFCCHMDNILKAIEEETNA
- the hisG gene encoding ATP phosphoribosyltransferase, translating into MLKIAVTKGRIQEQLILLLQKSGYDTRPIINMGRSLEVTTTDDLQFIFGKANDVVTFLEHGVVDIGFVGKDTLQESDFDDYYELFDLRVGQCYFALAAYPDFKNKAFHRRKRIASKYPKVAKAYFSNQKEDVEIIKLEGSVELGPVVGLSDAIIDIVETGNTLAANGLEIIEKISDISTRMIVNKASFKFKQQNILQMVTKFEKVGKIK
- the hisD gene encoding histidinol dehydrogenase, with amino-acid sequence MTLLEIIENTENLADLTTKFQGRKSQVSKEITDIVEKIIENIKTKGDEALFNYAKQFDGATLTPKNLIVTSEEFEEGLSQIDEDYIRILERTKTQIEEFHKHQLSNSWSIYKDEGIIMGQIVRPLERVALYVPGGTAAYPSTVMMNAVPAKLAGVKELVIITPTKAGGKVSPVILAAAKVVGVDRIYKVGGAQGIAALAYGTNSIPKVDKIVGPGNIFVATAKKLCYGSVDIDMIAGPSEVLIIADENANPKYVAADLMAQAEHDKLASAILVTTSAPLIAAVNQELERQIQQLERREIIESSLKNYGGAILVRTIEEAFEVSNQLAPEHLEVLTLEPLNKLPLIKNAGSIFLGEHTPEPLGDYMSGTNHVLPTGGTAKFYSALGVYDFVKYSSYSYYPRESLAKFKEDVEKFAKSEGLSAHANSITVRFDKE
- the hisB gene encoding imidazoleglycerol-phosphate dehydratase HisB, with the translated sequence MRAAQITRNTKETQITITIDLDGTGQSNITTGVGFFDHMLTLLAYHGDFDLTLKAHGDNENLGMDAHHLIEDVAIVLGKCINQALDDKRGIQRYGSFTIPMDESLITCDLDISGRPYLVFNADLSANNKLGDYDTEMTEEFFRALSFNAGITLHINEHYGKNTHHIIEAIFKATARALKQAVAIDSKKIDEIPSSKGIL
- the hisH gene encoding imidazole glycerol phosphate synthase subunit HisH, with product MIVIIDYNVGNLQSVQGAIERLGMECIISRDSEQINKAQALILPGVGAFPTAMKQLTQYNLVELIKTRAAAGVPILGICLGMQILFEKGTEKEKTNGLGLLKGSVNLIQTTQKLPHMGWNQLHFTQNHPLLRYLKENDETYFVHSYAVKCPKDELIAYTEYGDVKIPAIVASGNVMGCQFHPEKSAQIGQLILKAFKEMILC